In the genome of Poecilia reticulata strain Guanapo linkage group LG16, Guppy_female_1.0+MT, whole genome shotgun sequence, one region contains:
- the tpbg1a gene encoding trophoblast glycoprotein-like yields the protein MCILAASVFLGVLLLLAPSQCLACPFGCECFAVTHTVKCFSKDLLVVPQNIPGYTRSVVITGNNIHQVGPDSFTELQNVTNVILSNNRITELASHTFAGLTSLRSLDLSGNQLALIHPEALSIPGSPLQELNLSRSLHNFTALTDLATALRWGGLWGLRRLDLSGNLLALLPPGMFSHVPSLQQLLLRNNSLVAVYAGTFSGMDHLETLDLTHNDFEAFRVDALQELERLGNAQIFLGNNPYSCSCESRDFVTWLNKTRARVDADAVRCASPEALADTRLQGLTVQAIGCVVPVLAEVADLTLQTSYVFLGLVLGFVGMVFLFVLYLNRNGMKKWIIETRDACRDVLEGYHYRYEIDSDPRLGHIAAGGSRSQRHLGQAPSQQLPNDTCIDQALTETQVKPVANSPPVNS from the exons ATGTGCATTTTGGCAGCTTCTGTTTTTCTAGGAGTTCTTCTTTTACTTGCACCCTCGCAGTGCTTGGCGTGTCCTTTTGGCTGTGAATGTTTTGCAGTCACCCACACGGTGAAGTGTTTCTCTAAGGATCTGCTCGTAGTGCCACAAAACATTCCAGGATATACCCGGAGTGTCGTCATCACAGGGAATAACATACATCAAGTTGGACCAGATTCGTTTACAGAACTGCAGAATGTCACTAACGTCATTTTAAGCAATAACAG GATCACAGAGTTGGCCTCCCACACCTTTGCCGGTCTCACCAGTCTGCGCTCCTTGGACCTCAGTGGTAACCAGCTGGCGTTAATCCACCCAGAGGCGCTCAGCATACCTGGAAGCCCCCTTCAGGAGCTCAACCTGAGCCGCTCGCTGCACAACTTCACCGCCCTGACCGACCTGGCCACGGCTCTCCGCTGGGGCGGACTCTGGGGGCTACGCCGCCTCGACCTTTCCGGAAACCTCCTGGCCCTTCTCCCGCCTGGGATGTTCTCCCACGTTCCCAGTTTGCAGCAGCTCTTGCTCAGGAACAACTCCTTGGTGGCTGTCTATGCGGGGACCTTTTCCGGCATGGACCATCTGGAGACCCTGGACCTGACGCACAACGACTTTGAGGCGTTCAGGGTCGACGCACTTCAAGAACTAGAGAGACTCGGCAATGCTCAGATCTTTCTCGGTAACAACCCGTACTCCTGCTCCTGTGAGAGCCGGGACTTTGTGACCTGGCTGAATAAAACCAGAGCCCGGGTGGATGCTGACGCTGTCAGATGTGCATCACCGGAGGCGTTAGCCGACACCCGGCTGCAAGGGCTCACCGTCCAGGCCATTGGTTGTGTAGTTCCGGTCCTGGCTGAGGTGGCTGACCTCACCTTACAGACGTCGTATGTTTTCCTGGGGCTGGTGCTGGGCTTTGTCGGCatggtttttctctttgtgctcTACCTGAATCGAAACGGCATGAAGAAGTGGATCATAGAAACGAGGGACGCGTGCCGAGACGTTCTGGAGGGCTATCACTACCGGTACGAGATAGACTCTGACCCTCGGTTGGGTCACATCGCGGCCGGCGGTAGCAGGTCACAAAGGCATTTGGGACAAGCGCCGTCCCAACAGCTGCCAAATGACACGTGTATAGACCAAGCCCTGACAGAAACACAAGTCAAACCAGTGGCAAACTCCCCTCCTGTAAACTCCTGA